A region of the bacterium genome:
AGGCAACAGCGCCATCGTCCCGATCGGTACGACGAGGACCAGCGCAGGGAGCAACATGCCGCGCGCCCCCACGATGGCCAGCGCGACAAACGGCAGGACCGCGCCAACCTGCGCGGCGCTCAGCGGCGAGCCCGGGAACAAGAAACTTCCCAGTCCGAAGAGGGAACCGCCGAAGGCGAACAGCCCGCCGACGTCCAAGAGCGGGTGTGGTGCCCACCCCCACCCGTGATGCCGGGCGATCTGCTCGAAGAAGAACGACATCCACGGGATGAACAGGATGCCCGCGACCCCTACGTCGGTCATCCACTCCCCCAGCCGCCGTCGATCACGCCACGCGGTCCAGACGCCGTGCGCGCCGATCACGAGAAACCCAAGATAATGCGTGTAGACCATCGCCGCCGTGGCGCCGATGTAGGCGGGGCGCCACCACCACGGTCGGTCGGGAAGGATCAAGAGCAGGGTGGCCGCCAAGGTGAGCATTTGCAAAAGTGTGTACATTCGGGCATCCTGCCCGGCCATCACCTCAAACGGCGAGATCGCAACGAGCAGCGCGGCCACGAGCGCCGGGATGGTTCCCGACAGCCGCCGCATGATCGCGTAGGTCAGTGGGACGCAGAGAACGCCGAACACCGCCGACGGCGCTCTCAGCGCGACCTCGCCCGTCCCCGCGATACCGGCCCACGCCTTGATCAGCGCGTAGTACAACGGCGGGTGATTGTCGTGTGTCGCCAGGAAGTCCAGCAGATCGCGCCAGCCCTTGTGGACCACATAGGCGACGAACGCCTCATCGAACCACACGCTGTTCCGGCCGATGAGAGCGGCGCGCAGGCCCACGGCAACCGCCACGATCACCGCCAGTCCCGTGTATCTCCGCAAATCCTGCTCCCTCTTTCTTGAGGTCACTCGCAATCGAACGGCTTCCTCTCTATGCATGCCCCCCCTCCTAGCTTCGGAGACCTCCGGGACGCCTTTCCGTTGACAGGCCCCCTGGGGCCGAGTACACTCCCCGTTGGGTGAGCGCTGTGATTTCCAGCAATGATTTCCGTCCCGGAGTCCACTTTCTGCTCGACGGCGAGATGTACGTCGTGATCGCCTCGGATCACGTGAAGGTCGGCCGCGGACCGGCCTACGTCAAGGCCAAGATCCGCAACACGAAAACCGGTGCCACGACCGAGCGGACCTTTCGCGCCGGCGAGCGGGTCCCGCTCGTGTACCTCGAGCGCAAGACGATGCAGTACCTGTACACGACGGGCGACGAGTTCATCATGATGGACAAATCCACCTACGAGCAGCTGTCGCTGCCCCGGACGTTGCTGGGGGAGGCGGTCCGGTTTCTCACCGAAAACATGGACGTCACGGTCGTCTTTCACGAGGAGACCCCCATCGGGGTGGAGATGCCAAACGCGGTGGACCTCCGCGTCGTCGACACCGCCCCCGGATTTCGGGGAGACACGGTGAGCGGAGGCTCCAAACCCGCCACCCTCGAGACGGGGGCGGTGGTCCAGGTGCCCTTGTTCGTGATGGCGGGCGAAGTCGTGCGGATCGACACCCGTACCGGCACCTACCTCGAGCGCGTTCGGTGACTCCACCCCCCGGCGTTTGCCCCCCGAACCCACCTGCCAATGTGATATTATAGTAGGAACTGTCACGTCCCGTGGCGTGCGCGTGGCCACGCGGCGGAGACGCCCGCAGCTCCGGCGGCGTTTCGGCCTGATCGACCGGATGGCGCGACGGGTAACGCGCCGGGAGGAGGAGCACCATGGCCATCGAGAGCGAGACGACGCACCAAGTGGCGGTCAACGAGTTTCAACGGCACGCCAAGGATACCGGGTCTCCTGATGTGCAGATCGCCCGTCTCACCGAACGGATCAACCATTTGAGCGACCATCTGAAGGTTCACAAGAACGATTTTCACTCGCGCCGGGGGCTGCTTCGGATGGTCGGGCAGCGGCGGCGGCTTCTCACCTATCTCAACACGCACGAGTTGGAGCGCTATCGCGCGATCGTGGACCGGCTCGGATTGCGTCGGTAGAGCGGAGCGGGGAGCCCCCGCTCCGTCACCGTCTTGAGCATCTCGGGAGGGACGCAAGCGATCAAGAGGAGGAGGACGCGGTGATACGAGAGCAGTCTCATCCCACTGGGCGGACCGCCCGTGTGGAGGTCCAGCTCGATGGGCGCCCGTTATCGATTGAGACGGGACACCTGGCCAAACAAGCCAACGGGGCCGTCGTGGTGCGGGCCGGCGATACGATGGTGCTGGTCACCGCCACGATGTCGGCGGCGCCTCGGGAAGGGATCGACTTTTTCCCGCTGACGTGCGATTACGAAGAGAAGATGTTCGCCGCCGGGAAGATCCCCGGCGGTTTTTTCAAGCGCGAAGGTCGGCCCGGCGAGCGGGCCATCCTGACCGGGCGCCTGATGGACCGGCCGCTCCGCCCGTTGTTCCCCAAGGGGTTCCGGCGCGACGTGCAGGTCATCGCGACGGTGCTCAGCACCGATCAGGACAACACCCCGGACCTGCTGGCCGTGACCGGGGCCGGGGCGGCGCTCTCTATTTCCGACATCCCCTTCGCCGGACCGGTGGCCGCGGTGCGGATCGGCATGCAGGACGGCCGGCTGGTCCTCAACCCATCGCAGCGACTCCTCGATGAGAAAGCCACGGATCTCGATCTCGTGGTCGCCGGCACCCGCGAGGCGATCACGATGGTCGAAGCGGGCGCGCGGGAGATCCCCGAAGAGCGCCTCCTCGAGGCCCTCGACATGGCCCACCGGGAGATCAAGCGGATCATCGGCGTCATCGATGATCTGGCCCGCGAGGTCGGCCGCCCGAAACTCGCGGTGGAGGCCGTCGGCCACGCCGAGGTGGACGCCGCCGTCCGGGATGTCGCCTCGCGCCGCATCGCGGACGTCTTGCGGCGCCCGGACAAGCAGTCCCGCGAGACGGGGCTGGCCGATGCGAGCGCCGAGGCCCAACTCACCCTTGCGGAACGATTTCCCGGTCAGGTCAAGGTGGTGGCGGATGCCGTCGATGCCTTGATCAAAACCGAAGTCCGCCGGATGATCCTCAACGAGGGAGTCCGGCCCGATGGGCGGACGCCGACCGAGATCCGCCCACTCGACGCGCAGGTGGGTCTGCTCCCCCGGGTGCACGGGTCGGGCCTCTTCGTGCGCGGACAGACGCAGGTGTTGACGGCGTGCACGCTCGGGACGGGCCAGGACGAGCAGATCATCGACGACCTGAGCCTCCGGGAACGGAAGCGCTACATGCACCATTACGATTTTCCGCCCTACAGCGTCGGCGAGGTCCGCCCGCTTCGGAGTCCTGGCCGCCGCGATATCGGACACGGCGTCCTGGCCGAACGCGCGGTCGAGGTGATGGTCCCGCCGGAAGAGGAGTGGCCGTACACC
Encoded here:
- a CDS encoding glycosyltransferase family 39 protein, giving the protein MRRYTGLAVIVAVAVGLRAALIGRNSVWFDEAFVAYVVHKGWRDLLDFLATHDNHPPLYYALIKAWAGIAGTGEVALRAPSAVFGVLCVPLTYAIMRRLSGTIPALVAALLVAISPFEVMAGQDARMYTLLQMLTLAATLLLILPDRPWWWRPAYIGATAAMVYTHYLGFLVIGAHGVWTAWRDRRRLGEWMTDVGVAGILFIPWMSFFFEQIARHHGWGWAPHPLLDVGGLFAFGGSLFGLGSFLFPGSPLSAAQVGAVLPFVALAIVGARGMLLPALVLVVPIGTMALLPLVLPASIYPRWYSFVFPFYAMLITNGILRIAPRRAVAAVLVAVVIACGLPVMGRYYL
- the efp gene encoding elongation factor P, whose translation is MSAVISSNDFRPGVHFLLDGEMYVVIASDHVKVGRGPAYVKAKIRNTKTGATTERTFRAGERVPLVYLERKTMQYLYTTGDEFIMMDKSTYEQLSLPRTLLGEAVRFLTENMDVTVVFHEETPIGVEMPNAVDLRVVDTAPGFRGDTVSGGSKPATLETGAVVQVPLFVMAGEVVRIDTRTGTYLERVR
- the rpsO gene encoding 30S ribosomal protein S15 — protein: MAIESETTHQVAVNEFQRHAKDTGSPDVQIARLTERINHLSDHLKVHKNDFHSRRGLLRMVGQRRRLLTYLNTHELERYRAIVDRLGLRR
- a CDS encoding polyribonucleotide nucleotidyltransferase, yielding MIREQSHPTGRTARVEVQLDGRPLSIETGHLAKQANGAVVVRAGDTMVLVTATMSAAPREGIDFFPLTCDYEEKMFAAGKIPGGFFKREGRPGERAILTGRLMDRPLRPLFPKGFRRDVQVIATVLSTDQDNTPDLLAVTGAGAALSISDIPFAGPVAAVRIGMQDGRLVLNPSQRLLDEKATDLDLVVAGTREAITMVEAGAREIPEERLLEALDMAHREIKRIIGVIDDLAREVGRPKLAVEAVGHAEVDAAVRDVASRRIADVLRRPDKQSRETGLADASAEAQLTLAERFPGQVKVVADAVDALIKTEVRRMILNEGVRPDGRTPTEIRPLDAQVGLLPRVHGSGLFVRGQTQVLTACTLGTGQDEQIIDDLSLRERKRYMHHYDFPPYSVGEVRPLRSPGRRDIGHGVLAERAVEVMVPPEEEWPYTIRLVSLVLESNGSTSMASVCGSTLALMDAGVPIRKPVGGIAMGLITGPDGDQRVAILTDIQGIEDAMGDMDFKVAGTRDGVTALQLDMKIRGLPREIFRQALAQARDARLRILDVIERTIPAPRAEMSPYAPRITTVLINPERIREVIGPGGKVINKITAETGVKIDIEQDGRVLIASADADAAVRARRMIEDIVKEAKPGEVYRGKVTRLMNFGAFVEIFPGKEGLVHISELAPTRVNKVEDVVKIGDEIEVKVKEIDNMGRVNLTRRGLFSAEEMAAAASRPDSGGDGTGSEGDRPERFDRRGPRDQGRGPRRKRSP